Genomic window (Helianthus annuus cultivar XRQ/B chromosome 3, HanXRQr2.0-SUNRISE, whole genome shotgun sequence):
tcatCGGGCTGGATCTCGGACGATTTGATACACTCGGTATAACAAACGTAAGTGAAAACCcaaaaaatgtataaaaaaacgtaaaaaaatcaAGCACTTAGTAATTATATAACTTGAAGAAAATATGTTGTTTaactaaaaaaaaaagttaaaagaaagaaataaacaaaaataagaaaaaagaaaacaaaaagaaCCATTGCTTAGATAAATAAGAtagtgattatttgtttaattgttcAAATATGGGTCAAAGTGGGAAAGTTTTAAAACTTTAAAAGCATAGTGGTCAAATCAAGAAACCAAAAACAATACTATTTCTAAAGGATGTTATGGATTTAATAATAGGGTTAAGTTATTATATAAATAGTCCTAGTTGTAAGAATTGTAAGAagaatttatagagtgacaaatGTTTAATAACCAAAAACCTAAACGCACTATACTACCATCCAAAATCTAAacactcaccaccaccatccaaaaacctaaccccacccctcttgacagttttttttttttttttggtgggtgaTGGCCGATGGGTGGGGGTGGGGgctttaggtttttggtggtgttgggtgtttaggttttttttgtgtAGTGAGTTTTCAAGTTCACAATTCACCGATATTATAGAGTTAATGTTTCATAcaacttgtgtaaaagtaaaaATAATGGAGTAACATATTATCATGCTCTTATTTCGAATGGCATAAACATAAATAACATATAAATATCTATGACGCTGAGTAAAATCCCCTTTGAGCATCATCATCATTACGGTATTGTAAGACCTACAAAAGCCAAAAACAAACGTTAAACATCACTATAGATAAAAGATTCAAAATTTTTtaactatatatatgtgtgtgcacGCGTGCAAGAACACTATAGATAGATAAAAGAGATTTACTTCCACATTTGAAGTGATGAGGGACTCTACGTCCACAACCTTCAATAAGCTTAATAAAGCGATTAACATCAATAAGAGCGGCCAACTTAGGGGTAATGACGGAACATATACACTTAATATGGCTAACCCGAATTCGTTGACAACAAGATGGTGATGGAAGCCGACCATACAACACACTTTTACATGCGTTTATGGCAAGCCTTCTCTCTTTCTTGCACTGGGCCGCACTTGGTGCCGAACTAGCAATAGCCAAAAACATCATAAAAGTTACAACTATAACCATTCTCCAACAATATTTCATTCCAATAAGTTTTAAGTATTATAGATTTTTTCTACTTTCTTTGGTTTGGATTTATTCTAGTTGAAAGTAATTTATATTTATAGAGGAGTTGGGTGATATTATTGCGTTGACTTTTGAGTAGGTGGTACGACTTTGAAAAATCGATCCTATTACTATTTCCATTCACACTTCCACAATCTTTTTTAAAACAAACGATGCATTAACTAAATTGGTTTGAATTAGTTGAGTTCCTTTTCCAGTTCGTTGGTTTATTACAAATTTTGGACTAACCTACAAACTATGTTTCGGGAAACAAAAAATCAAACGGGACGGTTTAGTGGGTGGGTAAGCGATTAGCCACACGATTGAACAACTTGTTTGACTCTTTTCTTATTAACTCGAAAATAACTACCAGCAACACCGGAAAAGctcataaaaacaaaataaataaaaagaaaaaaataataccGAACGAAAATcatacgtaaaatcgttgaaccacgcatgCCCGTTGTTgcatgttaatgcgaagaaattagattaaatgtaaaaatagaaaagaataactaagtcgatctgaGACCaagcgtgttgcgacgaacctgtcaaacagggaAAAATATACGCGTTGTGACGGTCCTGTCAAACAGGAGGAAATAGTCGACAAAACGTTGAAACTCACACGTACATTATGGTGTGTTCACTCGCAAAATTacaacgaaacgtaaaacgaaaaatttgtaAAAGTTGAAAATATAAATGTGTttgggttaaattgtaaaagatgaaaagttttgggttaaaagtaaaaaaacaaagagattaaaatacaaaaaatgaaaacattTGAGTTAGATGCTTGGAGTACATTTCATTAAGCACAAACAtgttactatttttttttttttttttttttttttgaaacttcCCTATGTTTAAAGTACATTCCATGAAGCAGAAACATGTTACAAATTTATAATTGGTAATATGCTTGTGGTTTTCGTAATAGTAAAAAAGTCAATATCTGGTCCTAAAGTTAACTGTGGCTCATAACTGAACAATAATTATAGTTTTGTGGTCAACTTTCGATGACTTTAAATCCTATAATTCAAGTATTCAACTTTGTCTTAGACTACCGACATCACagtcagtggcggatcttgcccgttgaacctgccagggccgaaagacacggacactaaaattagcactacggccgaaaaacttgctagggccgaacatagtatatatacaaaatttcgatcgaaatgcggaaaataagcactacggccgaaaaacttgccagggCCGTGGCCCTGCCACAGCTCCACTAAGATCCGCCCATGATCACAGTCGCCCTTGGAGAATCAACTAAGGATGGTGGGTATGGTTGCCCGTGAAACCCATTCAACCATCCTCCACATTATCTCTAACTCATCTAATGGCGGACTTAGGAAATATTTTTAAGAGGTACGCGTGAGATTTTGCCCTATAAaatacactattttttttttcaaagggtGCGCCTGCTCACCCACCCCCTTACTAGATCCGCCCTGAAATCACCTTAATCCCCTTCATCCCCTTCCACAAATCAAGAGAGAAACGAGAGGGAGATAGACATGTGTGCAGTTGGGGAGATAGGGGAGAAGTCCCCAAAGTCACCGAAACCGAATGGAGGGGGGCGGTGTTCGGTGTTCCCCTTGGGCGCCGACATCAACTCGGCTATCCCCGACCCTTGCCGTCTCCCACACCCCATGGCCTATGGAGAGGGGAAAGAAGAAAAGAGAGATGGAGGAAAAAAGGATATACGCCCTTTGAGTTTTAGGAGAGGACATAGAGAGAAAAAGATTGTGTGTCCGTGAGACCGTGAAACGAGAAGAGAGGGCGTCGATTGATTGATAGATTGGCTGGTCACCATAGGCATGGGATGGGATGAATACCCTTCCACCCCCACTTATGTTGATGGTCTTACTATATATGTCTGATATTCAACATCCCATGGATATCTAAAATAAATTTGGCTATCAGTAATGAGACATGAGATGACGCCCCTTGCCCACCTAAGCCTCTTTGGGCGTGAAATTCTGCCTCGGTGCCGATGTGCGGCATAACCTAGGCATGAATGGGGTTTTTATTTCAAATACACGATAATTAACAATGTTTCAAATTATAATCATAGTATGATTTAACTACTTTTGGTTGCTATATCATTTCTCATTTCCATGGGAGGCCACCAAGGCAAAGCACAACCCACTTTCCGGGAGCCCAAATTTTAAAGTTCTTTTATATGACCAAATATGATTTATAAACCCATTAACCTATTTAGTTTTGGCCCATTTAAACCCATTTTTTATTTAACCCGACTAAATCTGTGTAACTCAAttattaaaaacttaaaattttaCACCCACTTAAATAACAAAATCCTTCTTGGGCCGTCCGTCCGAAGGTAAAAGGCCAAAGGCCGAAgaatgattgttgattgtatTATCGAGCACACATTTTAGGGGCTTATTTTTTTAGTCACACAGGACACCCAAAGCCTCATGGACGGCCATGCCGGTTCAATTGagaattgagaaaaaaaaaatatacagaTAGAACTTGATTCGCACATACTTACAAATGACAAATGTTATTATCTTTGGCTTCATGGTGGAGATGGAACATATTGATCGCCCTCTTTGCTTTAGGCCCAAAAATCTCTTGATTCACAAATTACACGTTGAAGATGTAAAATAGGTGCTATTTTTTTTAGCGGCAAATTTGGATCTATGACGGACCACATCGTGTCACcaacggaaccacccgatcatatccatctccactaggcataatgcctatacgccaattcaggaggaaactcAATAAATATGGAAAAAAACCCTCAtatgggaatcgaacccagaacCTATTGGTCTCAAAGCCTTATCCTAtcactaaggggctgtttggcaacatctgtggttaagtgctgaaccagtaagaggtctgaaccattaagtgctgaaccagtaagaggtctggaccattaaggggttgtttggtagtctcttaatgaccattcagatgctacctcttaatggtttaaaacatctgaatgaataagaggtaacctcaagtctgaatggttaagaggtaacatctgaatggtaaatcatcacatgtcacattcttctaccttctcattggtaaaattcttaatgatcattcagaggctaccaaacaacccctaagtgcctgtataatgcttaaccgttcagagacaaatgtctgaccaattcagattagaagtcttaaccattcagactctgtataaatcttaatcatttagaggcaaatgtctaaagCATTCAGACATTTGTTCGtgaaacaaacaatctgaaccactacggggctgtttgtttacctcttaatggttcacactgtttgtttcacgagcagatgtctgaatggttcagacatttgcctctgaatggttaagatttttATACATagtttgaatggttaagacctctaatctgaattggtaagaaatttgcctctgaacggttaagcattatacaggtttagacctcttactggttcagcacttaaccattcagatgttgtcaAACAGCTCCTAAGTGTTGAACCAgcaagaggtctgaaccattaagtgcctaattaagaggtaaacaaacaacctctTAAATGCATTAGACTATAAAGTAATGGGCcaaaaaaaagtttttataaaTGTGAGGGCCTATATAGCAGTCGCCACCTGATGCCTAATGGTGCATACTGATCATGAATGAATGCCAAATACATATTTTAAACAAACTAGTTAAATTTCcgtccgcgcgttgcggcggggacccaatgactgcaaaacgtGTGTCGTGAAAAGGATAGTCAATCCGTCCTAaaaaagcgattttaaataacctaatatataataataggacccacacgtcctacacattggaaattcggttgttttcagttcagttgttacggtgctaacacgttaaaatatggatgagctcgggaCCTGTAACGGCgacgaaagtaccgatccggaaaatcatcgaaattaggtaacgacaccgaaaatgctcggtacaatacggtatggtatttgaaggtaaaaatcaataaatataggtatggtgctagaccagtgtcgaaccgaaagtaacgattctgaaaacaccaaaaggtgggtaccaaattggtaccgaaaatgatttggtatagtaaatttggtaccgatacgataccggtttgattataggatttgatacgattttctcatcaataatctaaatatccaacttaattttacatgctacagttcattcattacgtaaaaagacaaaaaataaagcaaaataagttgttgtgtatataaaacctcattcaaacgaaatacagtttacttactgtgtgtatgaaaagtaatctaaactgtgCAATTACATGCATTGCTAcattgctacaggatttgatgagctcggttccaaccggtaccgaaaataccgttatcGAAATCCCCAAAAAtgagtaccggtaccgaatatacctggtacagtACGGCTTTATACGGTCGGTACTGGTATGGCACCGGTATTTAAGGGTAAAACccgatgaataccggtgccgaacgaataccgaaaatacactcagtttagtaaatttgataccggtacccaatactattcattcatttctatttttattacTTTTCATTAATgactctttttaatatttatttattgttactGTTCAATCCCttctgtttttaatatataggtcaattcgataccgacttttggtgttttctgtaCCAGGCTGGTGTCGATTTTTATCTTTATGAACCGATAACCGTactggtattttcgataccagtaccggttgacAAAAGCTTAtctaacttaaaaagtaaagaagataataaaactattaagaccgtggggtatggtggggtgggggtttggggcatgggttgacacgtggcttgggtgggcttcgctgggctgacccacattgaagacggtatggtggggcgggggtttgagGCGTGGCTATTTTAAAAGTTAAACATGGCCCGCTATGCCCTAGCCAACAAGCCACATAGGATCGCTAGCAAGCCCCACGCCCGGCCTTAAACTcctgcccaaggggccacgcccaaacccaagcccacccggggtggtgacttgggcgtttctcTCTAACCCACGCCCCGACCTCCGCCCTATACCCCATAGTATAAAAAAaccatatatatattattttaactttTTCTAGTTTTGTACTGTTCATTTGGTACTGTTCAAAACATTcgatttttatttttaactagtGGTTTCATGGCCGGCGCGTTTCGCGGCAAATTCCTCGGGCGATGCATTTTGGTTATTGACCCACCCCACTGCTCAGCCTTCAACATTTCTTTCACTTTGTGAGTGTTTCTCTTCTCGGTTTCGGCTTTTTTTGCCTCACAATCAGCTCCTTTTCTCTCGTTTACATAAAGCTCTTTGAGCCGCCCAATTTCTATTTCCAAATTCTGATGCTCGGATTTCTGCGTTATTCTTTTTCTCGGACTTAAGAACTTCAACTTCCGCCTGTTTAGTTTTTAAAGTTTTCGACATTTCATCAGCTCGTTTTTTCTCCGATTCCGCTCTAGCTCTCTCTTTTTGAAGATCCTGCGTTAGCTTTTTCTTTTCGGTTTGTACGTTAAGCAACTGAGTTTTAAGATTACTTAATTCGTGCTCGATCTTGCTTTTCTCCGCATTGGCTCGTTTCTTTTCTTCTTGTAGGCAGTTTATCTCCTTTTCCTTGTCAAAAACACGTCCTTTAAGAAGTACGGGTTCTTGACTCGTACTTTTTGATACTGAACCTCCTTTTTTGCTCAATGATGAAATCTCAGCCTTTAGGGTAGATATCTCGTTCTCTGTTGAAACTCGAATAGCtgattcttttttctttttctttcctttcatGGTCAGTCTGCAGCTTCTCTTCTTCGTAAGCTGCAATCCATAAAATGTCCAAAATAATACTATTACTCACTTTTATGTAGTAATCTGAAGAAAACCTCGATAAACGAATACCCTTAACCAGAAAAAAAAATCCACTTAGCAAGGTTATTCATTTATCGATAATACTTTAGCCCCTTTGACAGTATCAAGGCAATAATGTATACTTGTATAGTTGTCTTTAAAAGTAAGTTATGAACAAAATTCAGTCATCTAATGAGTAATTAAACCATTTCTTTCTTAGAAACTGAAATGAGATCATACAATAGCGGGTAGCTCAGTCCATAAATATTGATATTGCTATCAACCTCAGTTATCGGTTTTAGAACAAATATGTCTTTTTACATCCCGGAAGCTCTATTCGCCACATACAATCCTAAATCCAAATTTCAAATGCAATTCAATCAGTTTCCATCAGTTTGTAGATTAAAAGAAGAATTGAGACAAATATACCTGTGCTGGTATGAGAATCGGCTCTAAGAATGGCGCCGATGAGCTGAAAGTAATACTAAATCAAACCCTCGAAATTGATGATAGATGACCTGTTTTGCGAGACATCATAGTCTCATAGATCTGGCCTTTGATGGCCATAAGAAGAGGCCTTTGAGGATCATTGCCGCTGTAAGCATTCAAGTCCTCCTCGGAAATCTGGCCGAGCTGAACCTGTGGCGGTAAGTGAACCCCTGCTCGAAACCGTAGCCACTGTTGCACCTCTCCTTCTCAGCGGACCTGAAGCACCCCGAAACGACCACCGCCTTCATGCTTCACCAGACCTGAAGCACACTGAAATGACCACTGCCATCTTGCCTCTTTCTCACCTTTACTATGTGTGTAGTATTTTGGAAATGAAGATGAGAGAGAAGTGTCACTGTTTCTTTTTTCTTCTCTCTTTTATGAATGTCTCAAGAAGTAGAAGAGAAACCAACAAATTTAATATGCACCCTACACAAAGCAACAAACACAACATTCAATCATTAACAAAGGGAACAGTAAGACAACACAAAAAAATCCAAATAACAGTTTTCATAGTAATCGCTTGTGTCGTTTATGCATTGACACACCTACACGAAACACAAACACACTACTGACTACGCCATGCTGATAGAAATCACTAATAGCAAATCAAACATCCTTTGTAATCAATATAAGTAAGAATCCATACATACAGAGTTGACAACTGTGTCTATGGCAACATGACATTTTCTGCATAGTAAAGCCCTGTATTCAAGACAAAAGAAGTACCCAGCGGCTTCCATCAAAATTAGACAATGTCATGCATTTGACAACTAATATTAACAGATGACACTTGAAGCAACCAACACTATGCAAACTTCACAGGTACAACAATGATTCATATTAAAATTGTGTTAGTAACAGTAGTGTAAAAGAAAGACGTGTCTTGTACTGAAAAAAGAAAACCGGAGGCAAAAAACCCTAGGATTAAAGCGAAGAGGCAAAACAGAATCGAAGGATTAAATCTTACCAAACATATCGCCTTCCTAATCGTCGGtactttcaaaaccctaaacCATAGGTGACCAGAACGTGTTCCCTGTTTTGACCGTCGACGCTGACCGTGCATTTGTTTAGAACGACCATTGTTTGACACCATTGATCGCCTGAAACTTAATCTACATCGTCTCCGTCATCACCTTCAGGTCACGAACCCTAGCCGCCGACTGTCTGAGGTCTCAATTGCACCACCACCGCCTTGTAATCAGATAAACGATCGTCGCCATGAGCTTCACGGTTGACGCGCCAACACAGTCGGCGGAACTTCCCCGGAGTTCCCTTTTCTGTGGTCGGGGCCCTCTTTCTATACCTAGGGCGGCGACATGTGTGGGCGCGGGTAACCACCTCACGTCATCTCTCCTTCAACGGTGGCTGAGGGTTTTATATGGTGGGATTGTATAATTTACAAAAATAACCCTTGTACTGTTCATTTGGAGTACTGTTCATTTCATACGTTTattagagcattctcatccaatccatcaaattatacatacattccactaaaaaacaactcctatatcaatatatttccactaaaaacaaatactttttctctctccttttcaattaaataatattatcatcacATTTTTCTCTTTCCtttactcacaaccacttttaatatatattaaaaaaattatactgggtgaacagtgtcccctaaatatacagatgaacagtaacattttctctctcctccactcacaaccactttttataccctttacaaTATAAAAACTCGCCCTCACAAGTTTTAAtggattggatgagaatgctcttaaTATGTAGGagaattttaatatatatatatataggacaataATATCTGTTTTATCACAAATTTCAAACTTGAAATTACGCGTCAAAAAGATCTTAAACTAAAATTCACTCCATACAAACTAGGTAAATTATGTGAAAAAAACATTTAAACCATTAATACAACAAGAAACATAACATTAGCAAACCCCATAACACAACTAAAATAACACAAATCATAACATACTAAACCATCAAACTTGGCCTGCATAATCTCCACTAAATTCATCCTTATCCTCCAAATCATTCTCTCGATCTAATGACCCGTCGCCGATGACAGTTTCTCCATTCGCGGTGGACCCTTCTCCTCGCGTTTTAGCCTCTTGAATAATCCTATTGATCTCACCAACACTTTGAAGCGATTGATCGCGGCTTGTATTCTCGTAATTTGTTTTCTCGCCTTCCACAAGCTCCTTTGGCATGCTTTTTCTAAACCATGGGTGTTTCTTGATTTCTGCTATGGGAATCCTCTTCACAAATAATTACAACAATAACTTTagtttcatgtttttctcttcatATAAAAGTTAGTTCAATTTTCTGTTTATTTTAAAACAAAGGGAACATTTTAGTGCTATATAAGGCCATGTGTTGTCCATTAACGCCCCCATGCCAGATCAGCATGGAGGGCGTTAAACACCATGCCGTCCCGCCGTTGAGGGGAGCCAACGAAGCCCTCGCCACCCCATTAACGGGTGTTAAAGAAATTGTTGTGGGGTCCATTAACTCATAAACTAATCagattattttttcttttttaatttttcttcaatttaagttttatttattccaCAACACCCAGTTATTGGATGGTTTGGTTATTGCCCTTCTACCTACGTGGCGTTGGGTTGGCAACACTTTTCGCTAGTTATTGAGTGAGATTTTTATTCTACAATGCATAGTCAAAGATGTAAATTGTTGATGAAGGTGGTGGGACCCGCTCAATTCAGGGTCCCACCACCTTTATTTAGAAAGAAATGGTACCTTAGACGGGTTAGCAACAAAGATATGAGAAAGGAGGTGTCTACAATCTTTGGAAATGCGTACGTAATCAGGTATCGAGTACTGAGCGCTCATGATTCTCTGCATATAACAAAACAACCGATTGTCATATCCGGTCCAAACACTCTTATAAGGTCAACAAACCAATTTCCAACTTCAATCTTAAAGAAATTCTTCTAGTTTGAGTGAAATAGTTTCTTTGACATATCTTACCCCAATAGTGTTACGAAAATTTCGAGGGTCTCGGGAATCCTCAAAAGGGTAAGCTCCGACAAGCATGACATAAAGAGTCACCCCACAAGACCAAACATCTGCGATCTAACACACAACAGATAATCAGACAAAACTATCGTATTTTGTAGACACGGTGATTTCGACCCATTTACTTATAAATTGGTCATTTTAGGCATGTCTATTTTTTAATCATGGTCAAAAAGGAAAATTTGATTAAAGGGATATTATTAAACGGTTGAAAGTTGCCCAAACTGTATTATAACGTATAAAACAtccaaaatcatatttttaaataattatattaACATCGGGACCACAAAATTAAATGTCATCATATTTGACACACTAACGATTTCTCGAAAGTTCAATAAATTTGATTATAAGTGTTTCATGTCAACCAAACGCGTCCCATAACACTACCAACCCGTCTGACCCACCCATATTGCAACcgcaaaagatgaaaaaaaaGTACCTTGCCGTCATATTCTTTACAAGATAGAACCTCAGGGGCAATGTATGCCGGTGTTCCCACTGTCGATTTTGGTTGAGAGTGCAATAAACCAGACTAAAAATATGACAAAAAAAGTACATTGTCAAGAAGTAATAACTTTGCATAAAAAGGTTAAATTTATTCTAACTAAACAAAAATAATTTTAAACCTTTGAATAACCAAAATCACAAATCTTGACACGCGGGGTTCGGCTTCCATCTAAGAGAGTGTTCTCAAGCTTCAGATCTCTGTGACAAATTTCCTAAAGTACAAACGAAACAATGTTTATGAAGCGAAAACATCACAAATTGCTAAAAAGCATCATTTTTTATAAATCTTTACCATTGAATGAATCATAAAATGCTAAAAAGCATCATTTTTTATAAATCTTTACCATTGAATGAATCATAAAATGCTAAAAAGCTTCATTTTTTATAGATCTTTACCATTGAATGACAGTAGCTGACCCCCGATATAAGTTGTTGGAAGAAAAACCGAGCCTGTTGTCACAAAGATCATATGTAAGTACTACTTTTTAATGGTGGTACAAAGGGATATAGCGATGAAGCGTATGAACCTCGTCTTCGCTAAATCTGCCAGCACTGCATATCTTTAAAAAGAGTTCACCACCAGCTGCATATTCCATCACTATAGCTAGATGTGTTGGAGTTAATAAAACCTGCACATGATTTGTTTTCTGAAACAAGGGTCGCGTAAACCATGAACTAATACTTTGTTGTCAAAGACGCAAAGCGCAGGCGAGGCGCATCGGCCTCGCCTGGAGCCTAGGCgtaaggcgcaaaaaaagcgtgggcttttttaagaaaagcgcacataaagaaaaaaaaatataaaaaatatgttgtgctttgaaaataaataagattccacatataaaattaaaaaaaaaaaaaaagctcttatatatgccatttaagatcatggagctggaatttggttgaactcaTGCGTGCCCGCACCTGcagacacgaatgcagctccgaaaaacCTGGGCGTCAGACCttttttgcgcctaggcgcgcgcttttgacaacatagaaCTAATATAAAAGAAAAAATTGCGTTTGCGGGTTGtctcttaaaaaacaaaaacGCGGAAACTTTTTGCACATTATACAAGCAAAATTTTTGTTTGCGGGTTGTCACTTAAAAacaagagtaaagtacacggatggtccctatggtttaccgaaattttggatttggctcctagcttttcaaaagtacacggatggtccctgtggtttgcactttgtgaCGCAGTTAGTCCCCAACGGccaaccaacaaatctaaaggtttcagtAGGTCCAAGTTAGAGGCTAAATGCGTTACGaaatgcaaaccatagggaccatccatgtacttttggcaaagttggggactaactgcgttacaaagtgcaaccacaggaactatccgtgtacttttggaaaactaGGGACTggatccaaaattttggtaagccacaaggaccatccgtgtactttactc
Coding sequences:
- the LOC110930741 gene encoding serine/threonine-protein kinase SAPK3; the protein is MEEKYEPLKELGSGNFGVARLVRDKKTKELLAVKYIERGSKIDENVQREIINHRLLRHPNIIRFKEVLLTPTHLAIVMEYAAGGELFLKICSAGRFSEDEARFFFQQLISGVSYCHSMEICHRDLKLENTLLDGSRTPRVKICDFGYSKSGLLHSQPKSTVGTPAYIAPEVLSCKEYDGKIADVWSCGVTLYVMLVGAYPFEDSRDPRNFRNTIGRIMSAQYSIPDYVRISKDCRHLLSHIFVANPSKRIPIAEIKKHPWFRKSMPKELVEGEKTNYENTSRDQSLQSVGEINRIIQEAKTRGEGSTANGETVIGDGSLDRENDLEDKDEFSGDYAGQV